One Candidatus Tectomicrobia bacterium genomic window carries:
- a CDS encoding ATP-binding protein: protein MAGEECPRRFQIEVPSDPAFLRMVRTAVDTLCAVAGMDENGRCMIVLAVDEACANIIRHSYDGAPDKRIICEGRLEEDALSFVLRDFGKKVELSRIQPRELDEVRPGGLGVHFMRKVMDSVEFEDCGADGTCLTMRKRISVAREG from the coding sequence GTGGCCGGCGAGGAATGCCCGCGGCGTTTCCAGATCGAGGTGCCTTCGGACCCCGCCTTCCTGCGGATGGTCCGGACGGCCGTGGACACGCTGTGCGCGGTGGCGGGGATGGATGAGAACGGCCGGTGCATGATCGTGCTGGCCGTGGACGAGGCGTGCGCCAACATCATCCGCCACAGCTATGACGGCGCGCCGGACAAGCGGATCATCTGCGAGGGCAGGCTGGAGGAGGACGCTCTCTCCTTTGTCCTGCGGGACTTCGGCAAGAAGGTCGAGCTCTCCCGCATCCAGCCGCGCGAGCTGGACGAGGTCCGGCCCGGCGGGCTGGGGGTGCATTTTATGCGGAAAGTGATGGACAGCGTCGAGTTTGAGGATTGCGGCGCCGACGGCACGTGCCTGACCATGCGCAAGCGGATTTCAGTGGCCCGGGAGGGGTAA
- a CDS encoding CocE/NonD family hydrolase translates to MKITWHQGIPVDDGIVLRADVYRPIEDGKYPVILTYGVYGKGVSYQEGYHHQWKKMVEDYPEILEGSTNKYQNWEVTDPERWIPHGYVCVRVDSRGAGWSPGFLDVNCPREIDDLYQCIEWAGTQPWSTGKVGMLGISYYSRNQWRVAARKPPHLAAIIPWEGGNDPYRDSGYHGGILSQFAETWSRVQVAHVQYGYGERGKRNPNTGEPAAGPVTLSDEELARNRTNAFEELKKHPLDDDWHKSRRAEFSKVEVPLLSCANWGGQGIHPRGNFNGYMEAASKQKWLEAHGDSHWSLFSANYGLALQKKFFDHFLKGIDNGWEKTPPVTLNIRHPGPKFVPRHENEWPIARTQWTKFYLNPENMSLDAKLPAKTLKAEYEAMGDGLTFWLPPMEKDTEITGPMAAKIFLSSSTKDADLFLVVRVFDPQGKELTFMGSTDPNTPVANGWLRASHRALDPKLSKPWRPYHPHDKVEPLTPGEVYGCDVEIVSSCLVVPKGWKLALSVRGKDYEYTGQLSEFAKSFHYGTRGTGGMTHNDPDNRPKEVFHNRVTLHSGGGRDTHLLLPIIPPK, encoded by the coding sequence ATGAAAATCACCTGGCACCAGGGAATCCCGGTGGATGACGGCATCGTCCTGCGCGCCGACGTCTACCGCCCCATCGAGGATGGCAAGTACCCGGTCATCCTGACCTACGGAGTGTACGGGAAAGGGGTGTCCTACCAGGAGGGCTACCATCACCAGTGGAAGAAGATGGTCGAGGACTACCCGGAGATCCTCGAGGGCTCGACCAACAAGTACCAGAACTGGGAGGTGACGGACCCCGAGCGCTGGATCCCCCACGGCTACGTCTGCGTCCGGGTGGACTCCCGCGGCGCCGGCTGGTCGCCAGGCTTCCTGGACGTGAACTGCCCCAGGGAGATCGACGATCTCTACCAGTGCATCGAGTGGGCCGGCACCCAGCCCTGGAGCACCGGCAAGGTGGGGATGCTCGGCATCTCCTACTATTCCCGGAACCAGTGGCGTGTCGCGGCCCGTAAGCCGCCCCATCTCGCGGCCATCATCCCCTGGGAAGGCGGAAACGATCCCTACCGGGACTCGGGCTACCACGGGGGAATCCTGAGCCAGTTCGCCGAGACGTGGTCCAGGGTACAGGTGGCCCACGTGCAGTACGGGTATGGGGAGCGCGGGAAGCGCAACCCCAACACCGGCGAGCCCGCCGCGGGCCCCGTCACCCTCTCGGACGAGGAGTTGGCCAGGAACCGCACCAACGCCTTCGAGGAGCTCAAGAAGCACCCCCTCGACGACGACTGGCACAAGTCGCGCCGCGCCGAGTTCTCCAAGGTCGAGGTGCCGCTTCTCTCCTGCGCGAACTGGGGCGGGCAGGGCATCCATCCGCGGGGGAACTTCAACGGCTACATGGAGGCGGCCTCCAAGCAGAAGTGGCTCGAGGCCCACGGCGACTCCCACTGGTCGCTCTTCTCGGCCAACTACGGCCTCGCCCTCCAAAAGAAGTTCTTCGACCACTTCCTCAAGGGCATCGACAACGGCTGGGAGAAGACCCCGCCGGTAACGCTCAACATCCGCCACCCCGGGCCCAAGTTCGTGCCCCGGCACGAGAATGAATGGCCCATCGCCCGCACCCAGTGGACGAAGTTCTACCTCAACCCGGAGAACATGAGCCTCGACGCCAAGCTCCCCGCCAAGACGCTCAAGGCGGAGTACGAAGCGATGGGCGACGGCCTCACCTTCTGGCTCCCCCCGATGGAGAAGGACACCGAGATCACCGGCCCGATGGCGGCCAAGATTTTCCTCTCCTCCTCGACCAAGGACGCTGACCTATTCCTGGTCGTCCGGGTGTTCGATCCGCAGGGGAAGGAGCTGACCTTCATGGGCTCGACCGACCCCAACACCCCCGTCGCCAACGGCTGGCTGAGGGCCTCCCACCGGGCGCTGGACCCCAAGCTCTCCAAGCCCTGGAGGCCCTACCATCCCCATGACAAGGTGGAGCCGCTGACCCCGGGCGAGGTCTACGGGTGCGACGTGGAGATCGTCTCCTCGTGCCTCGTCGTCCCCAAGGGCTGGAAGCTGGCTCTCTCCGTCCGGGGGAAGGACTACGAGTACACGGGCCAGCTGAGCGAGTTCGCCAAGAGCTTCCACTACGGCACCCGGGGGACGGGGGGCATGACCCACAACGACCCAGACAACCGGCCGAAGGAGGTCTTCCACAACCGGGTGACGCTCCACTCGGGAGGCGGCAGGGACACCCACCTGCTCCTGCCCATCATCCCCCCCAAGTAA
- a CDS encoding MCE family protein gives MPRNKSHEVKVGIFLSAGLAIFAVFAIVLTGIAVSGGEDLYRVKFRNIAGLENGSVVALGGLKVGRVDSVGVAKDNPSMMEAVIHVKKGTPLRADSRAEITSVGLTGSMYLSLTLGSPDAPMLKPGAALRGVEAASFQEVINEARQAAEKVNSILGGLGETAQAIAKDAQGLMSDVRGQASKLISTTDRVLVRAESILSARNEQNINRFLSAVSRVADRLEKNIDPLVTEFNETLRMARASLREVNRTADAYEKLAGQGSTLVAEIHKRIEPLDRLLQTEAAATAETIRNEIRQIGEQMRQTLKEGGKDFASAVGAVDGVSRKVQEFFETNRRELRTIVVNLSEVSVQVNKVLTDLAGGKNGDRLTGAAEELRLALGRARSLMTNLDETVARHREDVETLITDLRDMASNLSELSVTLRERPSHFFKGPASPREFQE, from the coding sequence ATGCCCAGGAACAAGTCGCACGAGGTCAAAGTCGGGATTTTTCTGTCCGCCGGGCTCGCCATCTTCGCCGTCTTCGCCATCGTCCTGACCGGCATCGCCGTCTCGGGGGGTGAAGACCTCTATCGGGTGAAGTTCCGCAATATCGCCGGCCTCGAGAACGGCAGCGTCGTGGCTCTCGGGGGCCTGAAGGTGGGGCGGGTCGATAGCGTGGGTGTCGCCAAGGACAATCCCTCGATGATGGAGGCGGTGATCCACGTGAAGAAGGGGACCCCCCTCCGCGCGGACAGCAGGGCCGAGATCACCTCGGTCGGTCTGACGGGCTCGATGTATCTTTCCCTCACCCTCGGCAGCCCGGACGCCCCCATGCTGAAGCCGGGGGCCGCGCTCCGCGGGGTCGAGGCGGCCAGCTTCCAGGAGGTGATCAACGAGGCGCGCCAGGCGGCCGAGAAGGTGAACAGCATCCTGGGCGGGCTCGGCGAGACGGCCCAGGCCATCGCCAAGGACGCGCAAGGGCTCATGAGCGACGTGCGGGGGCAGGCCTCCAAGCTGATCTCCACCACCGACCGGGTGCTCGTCCGGGCCGAGAGCATCCTGAGCGCCCGCAACGAGCAGAACATCAACCGCTTCCTCAGCGCCGTGTCGCGGGTGGCCGACAGGCTGGAGAAGAACATCGATCCGCTCGTGACCGAGTTCAACGAGACCCTTCGCATGGCGCGAGCCTCCCTGCGCGAGGTGAACCGAACGGCCGACGCCTACGAGAAGCTGGCGGGCCAGGGCTCGACGCTGGTGGCGGAAATCCACAAGCGGATCGAGCCCCTCGACCGGCTCCTCCAGACCGAGGCTGCGGCTACGGCCGAGACCATCCGGAATGAGATACGCCAGATCGGCGAGCAGATGCGCCAGACGCTCAAGGAGGGCGGGAAGGACTTCGCGAGCGCCGTGGGCGCGGTGGACGGGGTTTCGAGGAAAGTGCAGGAGTTCTTCGAGACCAACCGCCGGGAGCTCCGGACCATCGTCGTCAACCTGAGCGAAGTGAGCGTACAGGTAAACAAGGTGCTGACCGATCTCGCCGGCGGCAAGAACGGCGACCGCCTGACCGGGGCGGCCGAAGAGCTCCGGCTGGCTCTTGGCCGCGCCCGTTCTCTGATGACGAACCTCGACGAAACCGTCGCCCGGCATCGCGAGGACGTCGAAACCCTCATTACCGATTTGCGCGATATGGCCAGCAACCTGAGCGAGCTGAGCGTCACTTTGCGCGAGCGGCCCTCCCACTTCTTCAAGGGGCCCGCCTCTCCCCGGGAGTTCCAGGAGTGA
- a CDS encoding ABC transporter ATP-binding protein, with translation MSEKESLPRESAPAATPGEPVIEVRNLETYYEERHILKDVSFDIHRGEIFVILGGSGSGKSTLLRHIIGLLRPSGGSIRVFGQETVDMGEEEWERLRRRMGVLFQGGALFNSMTVGDNVALPLREFTDLSEATIGIQVRLKLGLVDLAGFENLRPDQLSGGMKKRAGLARAIAMDPQVLFFDEPSAGLDPIAGAGLDELILRLRSTFGMTIVVVTHEMESVKKIADRVLMLFKGEAVAVGRLEEVMRIDHPRVQQFFQRQADEERVDPRQYLEYLTAGGRREI, from the coding sequence ATGAGCGAGAAAGAATCCCTCCCCCGCGAATCCGCGCCGGCGGCCACGCCCGGCGAGCCGGTGATCGAGGTGCGCAACCTCGAAACCTATTACGAGGAGCGGCACATCCTCAAGGACGTGAGCTTCGACATCCATAGGGGCGAAATCTTCGTCATCCTGGGAGGCAGCGGAAGCGGGAAGTCGACGCTTCTCCGGCACATCATCGGGCTGCTCAGGCCCTCGGGCGGGTCCATCAGGGTATTCGGCCAGGAGACGGTGGACATGGGCGAGGAGGAGTGGGAGAGGCTGCGCCGCCGGATGGGGGTGCTCTTCCAGGGCGGCGCCTTGTTCAATTCGATGACTGTGGGCGACAATGTGGCGCTTCCCCTCCGGGAGTTCACGGACCTTTCCGAGGCCACCATCGGGATCCAGGTCCGGCTGAAGCTCGGGCTGGTGGACCTGGCTGGGTTCGAGAACCTGCGGCCGGACCAGCTTTCGGGCGGGATGAAGAAAAGAGCGGGGCTGGCGCGGGCCATCGCCATGGACCCGCAGGTGCTTTTCTTCGATGAGCCCTCGGCCGGGCTGGACCCCATCGCGGGGGCCGGGCTGGACGAGCTCATCCTCCGGCTCCGCTCCACGTTCGGGATGACGATCGTTGTCGTCACCCACGAGATGGAGAGCGTCAAGAAGATCGCGGACCGGGTGCTGATGCTCTTCAAGGGCGAGGCGGTGGCGGTCGGCCGGCTGGAGGAGGTCATGCGGATCGACCATCCGCGGGTCCAGCAGTTCTTCCAGCGCCAGGCCGACGAGGAGAGGGTGGACCCCAGGCAATACCTGGAGTACCTGACGGCGGGCGGTAGAAGGGAGATTTGA
- a CDS encoding membrane integrity-associated transporter subunit PqiC, which yields MIANPNCKPTVFSSRLGRLMGATACLAFLAAGCGVGTADIPDTRFFVIDYRVPPSNPGTGQMLPVVLGVESFRADSVYRTDRIVYRKVPYRVDFYPYERWGARPDEFVTDRLLDHLAASGRFKDVVRASAGASYDYLVRGRVKRFEEVGSSNGKFSALAQLDLSLIDRHTGKVIFQQQFTQSTEAGSKPPQGFVEAMAENLKTLLAGATKEIIEAASRHQGAARP from the coding sequence GTGATTGCCAATCCGAACTGCAAGCCAACCGTTTTTTCGTCGCGCCTCGGGCGCCTCATGGGAGCGACGGCCTGCCTGGCCTTTCTGGCGGCGGGCTGCGGCGTGGGGACCGCCGATATCCCGGACACTCGCTTCTTCGTGATCGATTACCGCGTGCCGCCTTCCAACCCAGGGACGGGCCAAATGCTCCCCGTGGTCCTGGGAGTGGAAAGCTTCCGTGCCGATTCCGTCTACCGGACCGACCGAATCGTGTACCGCAAGGTGCCCTACCGGGTGGATTTCTATCCCTACGAGCGCTGGGGGGCCCGGCCGGACGAATTCGTGACGGACCGGCTCTTGGACCACCTCGCGGCTTCGGGCCGGTTCAAGGATGTGGTCAGGGCCTCGGCGGGGGCCTCGTACGATTACTTGGTGCGAGGCCGGGTGAAGCGATTCGAGGAAGTGGGATCGTCCAACGGGAAGTTCTCCGCCCTGGCCCAGCTCGATCTGTCCCTCATCGACCGGCACACGGGGAAGGTGATCTTTCAGCAGCAGTTCACCCAGTCGACCGAGGCCGGCTCGAAGCCGCCCCAGGGCTTCGTGGAGGCCATGGCGGAGAATCTGAAGACCCTCTTGGCCGGGGCCACCAAGGAGATCATCGAGGCCGCCAGCCGCCATCAAGGGGCCGCGCGGCCTTGA
- a CDS encoding cytochrome b N-terminal domain-containing protein, translating into MKRNILDSQVWRSMFRHGYEDTPRNRVLMVVDNLWLHLHPTKIRRHAIRIRFTWCMGGITFLLFLYLVVTGVVLMFYYRPVGEYAYADMKYLEFDAPFGMFMRNMHRWAAHAMVITVWLHMLRVFMTGSYKPPREFNWVVGVMLLTLTLLLSFTGYLLPWDQLSIWAVTVGTNMARATPLLGHEGPFADVVGVTPRFDARSALLGGTIVGPPTLLRFYVLHCIVIPLIASILMMVHFWRIRKDGGISGPL; encoded by the coding sequence ATGAAGCGCAATATCTTGGACTCGCAAGTGTGGCGCTCCATGTTCCGCCACGGGTACGAGGACACCCCGCGCAACCGGGTCCTCATGGTGGTGGATAACCTCTGGCTCCACCTCCACCCGACGAAGATCCGCCGCCACGCCATCCGCATCCGCTTCACCTGGTGCATGGGCGGCATCACCTTCCTGCTGTTCCTCTACCTGGTGGTGACGGGCGTCGTCCTCATGTTCTATTACCGGCCGGTGGGGGAGTACGCCTACGCCGACATGAAGTACCTCGAGTTCGACGCCCCCTTCGGCATGTTCATGCGGAACATGCACCGGTGGGCGGCCCACGCCATGGTCATCACGGTCTGGCTGCACATGCTCCGGGTGTTCATGACGGGCTCCTACAAGCCCCCCCGGGAGTTCAACTGGGTGGTCGGCGTGATGCTGCTGACGCTGACCCTCCTGCTGAGCTTCACGGGCTACCTTCTGCCGTGGGACCAGCTCTCCATCTGGGCCGTCACCGTGGGGACCAACATGGCGCGCGCTACGCCCCTGCTCGGGCATGAGGGCCCCTTCGCCGATGTCGTCGGCGTGACCCCCCGCTTCGACGCGCGCTCCGCCCTGCTGGGCGGCACCATCGTCGGTCCGCCGACGCTGCTGCGGTTCTACGTGCTGCACTGCATCGTGATCCCTTTGATCGCCTCCATCCTGATGATGGTGCATTTCTGGCGCATCCGGAAGGACGGCGGGATCTCCGGCCCGCTATAG
- a CDS encoding SpoIIE family protein phosphatase, whose amino-acid sequence MRTTAGARRAARAKASGTAREMEALRERVDSLSRLMEVTALISSTLDLDEVLQRVMKLAKEIMGAEAASVMLWNEAEQCLEFQTSVGGVGVEELKTIRILKGQGIAGSVMESGQPLLVADVSKDPRFFSKADEKTGFVTRSILAAPLIVHDKVVGVGEVLNHTDGRPFSELDLQLFSSFCRQVAVAIENARLHRSEVRRHLLDQQMEMAASIQKSFLPAALPVDRAGRFELGAFSRSAQEVGGDLYCVSSLPDGRLGACVGDVSGKGIPAALYMARVVSEFRLFSSGGAPAGEVLASLNQSLGQGGTRGMFVTFAYAVLNPATGALHVANAGHLPLILAEKKGGARFVGGAAGPPVGMLPRARFQEEEVRLAPGDTVLIYSDGILEARGKDRELFGEERLLAAAAAAPRGASGLLSGVHQAVERFTQDEPQADDMTMVSLSWGG is encoded by the coding sequence ATGCGCACCACCGCCGGCGCCAGGCGCGCCGCGCGCGCGAAAGCCTCCGGCACGGCCCGGGAAATGGAAGCCCTGCGCGAGCGGGTGGACAGCCTCTCGCGCCTCATGGAGGTGACCGCTCTCATCTCCTCGACGCTGGACCTGGACGAGGTTCTGCAGCGCGTCATGAAGCTGGCCAAGGAGATCATGGGGGCCGAGGCGGCTTCCGTGATGCTGTGGAACGAGGCGGAGCAGTGCCTGGAGTTCCAGACGTCGGTGGGCGGCGTGGGGGTCGAGGAGCTGAAGACCATCCGCATTCTCAAGGGGCAGGGCATCGCCGGCTCGGTGATGGAATCGGGCCAGCCGCTCCTGGTGGCCGACGTCAGCAAGGACCCGCGCTTCTTCTCGAAGGCGGACGAGAAGACCGGCTTCGTGACCCGCTCCATCCTCGCCGCGCCGCTCATCGTCCACGACAAGGTGGTGGGCGTGGGCGAGGTCCTCAACCACACGGACGGCCGTCCCTTCAGTGAGCTCGATCTGCAGTTGTTCTCCAGCTTCTGCCGCCAGGTCGCCGTGGCCATCGAGAATGCCCGGCTTCACCGCTCCGAGGTGCGGCGCCACCTCCTCGATCAGCAGATGGAGATGGCGGCCTCCATCCAGAAGAGCTTTCTCCCCGCCGCCCTGCCCGTGGACAGGGCGGGGCGCTTCGAGCTGGGGGCGTTCAGCCGCTCGGCCCAGGAGGTGGGGGGTGACCTCTACTGCGTGTCCAGCCTCCCCGACGGGCGGCTTGGCGCCTGCGTGGGGGACGTCTCGGGGAAGGGCATCCCGGCGGCGCTCTACATGGCCCGGGTGGTGAGCGAGTTCCGGCTGTTCTCGTCGGGAGGCGCCCCCGCGGGCGAGGTGCTCGCCTCGCTGAACCAGAGCCTCGGCCAGGGCGGCACGCGGGGGATGTTCGTCACCTTCGCCTACGCGGTGCTGAATCCGGCCACGGGCGCTCTCCATGTGGCCAACGCGGGCCACCTGCCCCTCATCCTGGCGGAGAAGAAGGGCGGGGCGCGGTTCGTGGGTGGAGCCGCGGGCCCGCCGGTGGGGATGCTCCCCCGGGCGCGCTTTCAGGAGGAGGAGGTCCGCCTCGCCCCCGGCGACACCGTGCTCATCTACTCGGACGGCATCCTGGAGGCGCGCGGGAAAGACCGGGAGCTGTTCGGCGAGGAGCGCCTGCTCGCGGCGGCGGCGGCCGCGCCGCGGGGGGCCTCGGGCCTCCTGTCGGGCGTGCATCAGGCAGTCGAACGTTTCACGCAGGACGAGCCTCAGGCCGACGACATGACCATGGTCTCCCTTTCCTGGGGGGGATGA
- a CDS encoding STAS domain-containing protein, translated as MQIDTKEIGKATLLQVSGEVDMSNSPQVREKLIGFIKKKAPAILVDLGGVTYMDSSGIATLVEGLQETMGYGGKFRLVSLTPKVRQVFDLARLTDVFEIYPDLPSAQEGL; from the coding sequence ATGCAGATCGACACGAAGGAGATTGGCAAGGCCACCCTGCTCCAGGTGTCGGGCGAGGTGGACATGTCCAACTCTCCCCAGGTGCGCGAGAAGCTCATCGGCTTCATCAAGAAGAAGGCGCCCGCCATCCTGGTGGACCTGGGCGGGGTGACCTACATGGACAGCTCGGGCATCGCCACTCTCGTCGAGGGGCTCCAGGAGACCATGGGCTACGGCGGCAAGTTCCGCCTCGTGTCCCTCACGCCCAAGGTGCGCCAGGTGTTCGACCTGGCCCGGCTCACCGACGTCTTCGAGATTTATCCCGATCTGCCGAGCGCGCAGGAGGGGCTCTAG
- a CDS encoding ABC transporter permease, producing the protein MPAPEDALAAMGRAAIHAADVARDVWGLLKDIVFWMFVAPWKRQRAGIRWESVIEQGVRIGWDAIPIVVLINFFIGMISALQSASLLKQFGQLLLIANAVALSMTRELGPLLTAVIVSGRSGSAFTAEIGSMKMAEEVDALSTMGLNPTRFLIVPRILAMAVAVPMLTLVADFMGIFGGWLIAVTVVDLGSWQYLRHTADAIDMGDVMRGLTKSCVFGGIIATVGCYLGVHVEGGAAGVGRSTTNSVVVSIFLVIFANLIFTAFFYVIE; encoded by the coding sequence TTGCCGGCACCCGAAGACGCCCTCGCGGCCATGGGGCGCGCCGCCATTCACGCGGCGGACGTGGCCCGCGACGTGTGGGGGCTCCTCAAGGACATCGTTTTCTGGATGTTCGTCGCGCCCTGGAAGCGCCAGAGGGCCGGCATCCGCTGGGAGAGCGTCATCGAGCAGGGAGTGCGGATCGGCTGGGACGCCATCCCCATCGTCGTCCTCATCAATTTCTTCATCGGCATGATCTCGGCGCTCCAGAGCGCCTCGCTCCTCAAGCAGTTCGGCCAGCTTCTCCTCATCGCGAACGCGGTGGCGCTCTCCATGACCCGCGAGCTTGGGCCGCTCCTCACCGCCGTCATCGTCTCCGGGCGCAGCGGCTCGGCCTTCACGGCCGAGATCGGGAGCATGAAAATGGCCGAGGAGGTGGACGCCCTCTCGACCATGGGGCTCAACCCCACCCGATTCCTGATCGTGCCGCGCATCCTGGCCATGGCAGTGGCCGTCCCGATGCTCACGCTGGTGGCCGACTTCATGGGCATCTTCGGAGGCTGGCTCATCGCCGTCACGGTGGTGGACCTGGGCTCATGGCAGTACCTGAGGCACACGGCGGACGCCATCGACATGGGCGACGTGATGCGCGGCCTCACCAAGAGCTGCGTCTTCGGCGGGATCATCGCCACGGTGGGCTGCTACCTGGGCGTCCACGTGGAAGGAGGGGCCGCCGGAGTGGGTCGCTCGACGACCAATTCGGTCGTGGTTTCCATCTTCCTGGTCATCTTCGCGAACCTGATCTTCACCGCGTTCTTCTACGTGATCGAGTGA
- a CDS encoding C-terminal binding protein — translation MAGKAKVVLTDYVWESLDVEKKTLEGIADLVALQTKKPDEFIAQAEDCDALLNTYAGPITAEVMGRMRKCKIIARYGIGVDTIDLEAATKAGIIVTNNPTYCIEEVAEHTMALLVSCARKIPLYDRLVRAGRWEVPPGKPMFRMVGRTLGLVGFGNIAREVAVRAAAFGMKVLFSDPFVNEGQFPAPGKKMELNGMLREADFVSLHPPLIPQTRGMMNDEIFGLMKPTAFVINCSRGPIINTDALVRALDAGKIAGAALDTTDPEPLPNPHPLRGRENVIITPHAAWYSEQAMVGLQAGAPNEVKRVLTGQWPVNVVNKAVKGKSRAGI, via the coding sequence ATGGCTGGGAAGGCGAAGGTGGTCCTGACCGATTACGTCTGGGAATCGCTGGACGTGGAGAAGAAGACCTTGGAAGGCATCGCGGATCTCGTGGCGCTCCAGACCAAGAAGCCCGACGAATTCATCGCCCAGGCGGAGGACTGCGACGCGCTCCTGAACACCTACGCCGGGCCCATTACGGCCGAAGTCATGGGCCGGATGCGCAAGTGCAAGATCATCGCCCGCTACGGCATCGGCGTGGACACCATCGACCTGGAAGCCGCCACGAAGGCCGGCATCATCGTCACCAACAACCCCACCTATTGCATCGAGGAGGTGGCCGAGCACACGATGGCCCTCCTCGTCTCCTGCGCCCGAAAGATCCCCCTCTACGACCGCCTCGTGCGGGCCGGGCGCTGGGAGGTCCCGCCCGGCAAGCCCATGTTCCGCATGGTGGGGCGGACGCTGGGCCTGGTCGGCTTCGGGAACATCGCCCGCGAGGTGGCGGTTCGCGCCGCTGCCTTCGGGATGAAGGTGCTGTTCAGCGACCCCTTCGTGAACGAGGGGCAGTTCCCCGCTCCGGGCAAGAAGATGGAGCTGAACGGCATGCTGCGGGAAGCGGATTTCGTCTCGCTCCATCCCCCCCTCATCCCCCAGACGCGGGGGATGATGAACGACGAGATTTTCGGGTTGATGAAGCCCACGGCTTTCGTCATCAACTGCTCCCGGGGCCCCATCATCAACACGGACGCCCTGGTGCGGGCGCTGGACGCGGGAAAGATCGCCGGGGCGGCGCTCGACACCACCGACCCGGAACCCCTGCCGAACCCCCATCCGCTGCGCGGGCGCGAGAACGTCATCATCACCCCCCACGCCGCCTGGTACAGCGAGCAGGCCATGGTGGGCCTCCAGGCGGGCGCTCCGAACGAGGTGAAGCGGGTGCTCACGGGGCAGTGGCCGGTCAACGTGGTCAACAAGGCGGTGAAGGGCAAGAGCCGGGCGGGCATCTAG
- a CDS encoding Rieske 2Fe-2S domain-containing protein has translation MSPTRLKAPSVKLPAEYEAESQQKPRGMDRRRFLNYTGWLGILGSLAVGLLGFLRFLFPRVLFEPPAQFKAGLPSEYAVGAVDTRFLNSQRVWIVREEQGFYALSAVCTHLGCTPAWLATENKFKCPCHGSGFRRSGVNFEGPAPRPLERVKISLGEDGQLLIDKGKIFRQEKGEWTSPDAFLIA, from the coding sequence ATGAGTCCCACGAGGTTGAAAGCTCCCAGCGTCAAGCTTCCCGCGGAATACGAGGCCGAGTCCCAGCAGAAGCCGCGGGGGATGGACCGACGGCGCTTCCTGAACTACACCGGCTGGCTCGGGATATTGGGCAGCTTGGCGGTCGGGCTGCTGGGCTTCCTGCGGTTCCTCTTTCCGCGGGTGCTCTTCGAGCCGCCCGCCCAGTTCAAGGCGGGCCTTCCCTCCGAATACGCCGTGGGGGCCGTGGACACGCGCTTCCTGAACTCGCAGCGGGTGTGGATCGTGCGCGAGGAGCAGGGCTTCTACGCGCTCTCCGCCGTCTGCACCCATCTGGGGTGCACCCCCGCCTGGCTGGCCACCGAGAACAAGTTCAAGTGCCCCTGCCACGGGAGCGGCTTCCGGCGCAGCGGGGTGAACTTCGAGGGCCCGGCGCCCCGGCCGCTCGAGAGGGTGAAGATCTCGCTGGGGGAGGACGGCCAGCTCTTGATCGACAAGGGCAAGATTTTCCGCCAGGAGAAGGGGGAGTGGACGAGCCCGGACGCATTCCTCATCGCCTAA
- a CDS encoding hydrolase, with protein MSDIQALRLRPEECVLVVVDVQERLMAAMPEKVRPQVIGRIQALIEAGKRLGFPAIVTEQYPKGLGATLGEVASALPQGTAPLPKMSFSCCGAEGFMERLRSLGRTKVLLTGAETHVCCYQTALDLMENGFIVHAVADALCSRSKLNWRTGLAALERAGAVPTTAEQALFDLLRVAGTEDFKALSRLIR; from the coding sequence ATGAGCGACATCCAAGCCTTGCGCCTGCGGCCCGAGGAATGCGTCCTCGTCGTGGTGGACGTCCAGGAGCGCCTCATGGCCGCCATGCCGGAGAAAGTGCGCCCGCAGGTCATCGGGCGCATCCAGGCCCTCATCGAGGCAGGCAAGCGGCTGGGCTTCCCGGCAATCGTGACCGAGCAGTACCCCAAGGGGCTGGGCGCCACCCTCGGCGAGGTGGCCTCCGCCCTCCCGCAGGGGACCGCCCCCCTCCCCAAGATGTCGTTCAGCTGCTGCGGCGCCGAGGGCTTCATGGAGCGCCTCCGGAGCCTGGGCCGCACCAAGGTGCTCCTCACGGGAGCCGAGACCCACGTGTGCTGCTACCAGACCGCCCTGGACCTGATGGAGAACGGTTTCATCGTCCATGCCGTGGCGGACGCCCTCTGCTCCCGCTCCAAGCTCAACTGGCGCACCGGGCTCGCGGCGCTCGAGCGGGCCGGAGCGGTGCCGACCACCGCCGAGCAGGCGCTCTTCGATCTTCTCCGGGTGGCCGGGACCGAGGACTTCAAGGCCCTCTCCCGGCTCATCCGCTGA